A segment of the Blastocatellia bacterium genome:
GAAAATACAGTTCCTTCGTGAGGTTCGTGTGTTTCGTGGGCGATTTTCAGAGGAGTTGTCCATGTCGTCCGGGACGACGCGAGAGAAACGATGAAAAACGCCACAGGCGCCACTTTTTCTCGAGGAGACTGATGAAGTGCCGGTCCTCCCAGAATCCGCTTTTACAACCGCGCCACACCAAGAGGCAACCTATCGGCGGAGGGATGCGCTGACGCAGATACAAGAAACCTTGAGCGGCTCCGTTGCGCCGCTGGCCAGAGCAGTGATCATCGCGCCGCGGTCGGTTTTGCTCATCTGGTCACCGGAAATAAATCCACAGACCGATCATCGTCACAATCAACACGCCGGCCAGCGCGTTGGTCAAACGGTGTGCGCCAGGCGGGGCCATCGCGCCCGGCGTTGCCTCTGTCGGCTCGCTGGTGGCCCACGTCAAGCCGGCGACACGCTCGCGTGACGGCGCTTCCGTCAACATACTCACAACGATTAAAACCACCATGCAGACAACAAACATGAAGATGGCAAAATGCAAAAAGTTCATGCCAACAAACCACGGGCGCTCACTGAGCGCAACGCCTGCATACGAAAGCTCCAGCACGAAGCGCGCTGCCCCAAGCGCAAAGCCGGTCAATAACGCAGCCAGCGCGCCGGCGCCATTGGCTCGCGGCCAGAAGACGCCAACGAGAAACACAGCGGCAATCGGCGGCGAGACATACGCCTGGACGCTCTGCAAGTAGACGTACAGTTGATCGCTGATGTAGGCCATAAACGGAATCCATAACAAGCCCAAACCAACCATCACGACGGTGGCCAGCCGTCCAACATGAACTAATTCCCGTTCTGAAGCGCCGGGGCGGATTTTGCTGTAGAAGTCCATGGTGAAAATAGTCGAGCTGGAATTAAACACAGCGGCCAGACTCGACATCAGCGCCGCGAGCATCGCGGCCACCATCACGCCAACCAATCCGGGCGGCATCAGGCGCACCACCATAGTAGGAAAAGCCGCATTCGAATTGACCGCCATCTCATCGGCGTATAAGGCGCGCGCGATCATGCCCGGCACCACCAACATGAATACCGGCAGAATCTTCAAGAATCCGGCCAGCACGGTACCGCCCTTGGCGTGACGTTCATCTTTGGCCGCCAGCACGCGTTGGACAATGACTTGATCAGTGCACCAGTACCAAATTCCTAAGATGGGCGCGCCAAAGAAAATGCCTGTCCACGGAAAATCCGGGTGATCGGTCGGTTTCATCATGTGGAAAAAATCGTCGGGCACTTGCGCGCGTAGTCCCTCAAAACCGCCAACCTGCTCCAATCCGAGATAGGTCAGCATGAGCGCCCCGACAATCAGGATCACTGTTTGGATAACCTCAGTGTAAATGACCGCCGCCAGACCACCCGCTACGGTATAAACACCCGTGGCAATGACCAGCGCCAACGCCGACTTCCACATGCTCCAGCCGAGCACCGCCTGCAAAACAATCGCGCCGGCAAACACCGCGACGGCAATTTTGGTGAAAATATAGGCGATCAGCGAAATGGCAGCCAGATAGGTGCGACACGCGGCATTATAGCGGCGCTCCAAAAATTCCGGCATCGTGTAAACCTTTGAGCGCAAGTAAAACGGCACAAAGACCCAACCGAGAATTAACACGATGATCGAAGCCAGCCATTCAAAATGCCCAACGGCCATACCCGTCGCCGCGCCCGACCCAGCTAATCCAATGAAATGCTCGCTGCCGATGTTAGAAGAAAACAGCGACGCGCCGATTGCCCACCACGCGGCATCGCGACTCGCTAGAAAGTAATCGCTCGCCGTCTTCTCACGACGCATGAAATAAAAACCAATGGCAAACACAATCGCGAAATAGACAGCGATGAAGATGAAATCAATTGTGATTAACCGAGCTGCATTCTGCCATAATGCGAGTGCGAACATAATTAGCCCTCCCTTGAAAGTAGCCCACGAAACACACGAACCTCACGAAAGAATTGTATTTTCATCGTTCGTGGCGTGCCTGCGCTCATGGACGATTCCTGCGAAAATGTGGCATAGGCGTTCCCGCCTGTGCGCCATTCTCGTTCTTCGTGGCGAGCGCCGAGCTCATGGGCGATTCCCTTGAAAGTAGCCCACGAAACACGTGAACCTCACGAAAGAATTGTATTTTCATCGTTCGTGGCGTGCGCGGAGCATAAGGGTGATTCCTTAGAAAAATAGCCACAGAGGGGCAACAGCGGCGACAAAGGGCTTTCGGGAGCATTTGTGACCTTGGTCGCTTCATTTTTTCATTGTGGTGCATGCCCAGAGCATATAGGCGATTTGCCTGAAAAACAGACGTCTGCCATCGCAGATCACCGGATCTCCTGCGCAGGACCTAGTGGCAACGGTTGCAAATGCTGCGGGTGCGCTTGTCGTTGTAGCTCCTCAAAGAGCTTCCGCTCCTCCTCTAGGATTTCGGCCTTAGCTTGAGACAGAAGCGCCGCCGTTTCAGAGTCCGGCGGGATTTTTTTATCCAACACGATCATCCGCGTCTTAATATCCTTGAGACGACCTGTCGAATCAACGTAAAGCAGCGCCTCGCCCAGCGACCTGGTTTGGTGTCGAGCATAGGCGATGGTCGTCTGATTGACGCGAGTCGGTTGGCGCTCTTCCGGTAGTGCATGCGCGACAATCAGCAGATCAATGCCGGAAACCTGTTTGGCCAATTGTTCAGCTTTTTCCGGCAGCATGTAGGCCAGCACAACCAGGACGTCACACTCCGGCCGAACACGAGGAATCACGCGCCGCGCCGCCACCATTGGATCAGTAACTTGAAACGTAGCCGGCACAGACTTCGGTACTCCCTGCTCGTTCTCCAGCCGGCTCGTCAACCCGACGAACCCAACCCGAAGGCTTTTCCCCTCAGGCAAGCGCGCGCTGTTGATTTCACGGATGAGATAGGCCGGTGGCGACAGGTGCGTCGGCCGAGCAGCCCGTACATTGGCTGAGATCATCCGCGTCACCAGCGGCGAGTTTGCCTTCTCTTTCTGGTAAGCTACTCGGTCAAAGAGGCGTTCAGCGTAATACAAATCGTATGGCGTCAGGTTCACAGCCGCGAAGTCTGCCTTTTGATAACCCTTGAACAGCCATTTGTTTTTCGTTTCGGCTACAGCAAACAGCTTGCCGTCTTCAGTATGAAAATCAGAGAAGAAATTGCCGGCGTCTACGTGCAAGATGGGCACGTCGGCTGATTGTTTGGCAAAAGCATTGGCATAGCCCATCCGCCACGGTAGCCCTCCCTCCGGGCGTTGTGGGCAACCGCAATCATCGAGGCTACCCAGCGTATCTGCGCCAAAGAAAATCGCGGCGGCGTAGCCGTCATCAGTGGGCAACGAAACAGGCGATGTTGGCTCTGCCGCCGGTTTGTTCTCCGCCGGCGTGGGAGCAGTTGAATGGATTGTTTCGGATGACCCGCAACCGGACAAAGCAACCCATTTGGCCAATAGTAATAGGACGACGACAATGAAAAACCTCCGATTCATCAATCTCCTCCAAAGCGTGGAGCGGTAGTATGCTGGAAGCTGTTCATCGCGGTCAAGGCCTTTGCATAACACCATTCACAGAGTGCAGCACGACGCTGTTGGCTTGCGTATGGTTCATCCCGCTCAAGGCCTTTCAAACCGCCAGTTACCGCCAGGGCACAACGGGTGTAAACAATTCTCAACTGCTTGGCGCTGTAAGCGCCTTTGCGGGAAATAGTGCTTGACTCTGCTCTGACGGTTTTGGTATAAGAGTAGGCTAGTATCAAGCCATAAAAAGGGTTATAATTGCGGGCCGAGGTAAAGCAGTTGAATCTTAGCCGGAAGGTGATAACCGGTGGCAGCAAAGGCTCGGTCGAAAACAAATCAGGCGAAAGCAGTCAAACAAACCTCT
Coding sequences within it:
- a CDS encoding sodium:solute symporter — translated: MFALALWQNAARLITIDFIFIAVYFAIVFAIGFYFMRREKTASDYFLASRDAAWWAIGASLFSSNIGSEHFIGLAGSGAATGMAVGHFEWLASIIVLILGWVFVPFYLRSKVYTMPEFLERRYNAACRTYLAAISLIAYIFTKIAVAVFAGAIVLQAVLGWSMWKSALALVIATGVYTVAGGLAAVIYTEVIQTVILIVGALMLTYLGLEQVGGFEGLRAQVPDDFFHMMKPTDHPDFPWTGIFFGAPILGIWYWCTDQVIVQRVLAAKDERHAKGGTVLAGFLKILPVFMLVVPGMIARALYADEMAVNSNAAFPTMVVRLMPPGLVGVMVAAMLAALMSSLAAVFNSSSTIFTMDFYSKIRPGASERELVHVGRLATVVMVGLGLLWIPFMAYISDQLYVYLQSVQAYVSPPIAAVFLVGVFWPRANGAGALAALLTGFALGAARFVLELSYAGVALSERPWFVGMNFLHFAIFMFVVCMVVLIVVSMLTEAPSRERVAGLTWATSEPTEATPGAMAPPGAHRLTNALAGVLIVTMIGLWIYFR